Genomic window (Verrucomicrobiota bacterium):
AAAATCAGATGGTTCCCGTAAAAAGGGATCGGAGCTAGTCGCTTATTATAAAGAGCTCCAACAGAAATATCCGCTCGTTTCGATCGAAGACGGTTGTGCCGAGAATGATTGGGAAACATGGAAAATCCTCACCGACCAACTCGGTGGAAGCATGCAGCTCGTGGGTGACGATCTTTTCGTGACTAATACGGAATTCCTCAGGCGTGGCATCCGCGAAGGGGTCGCCAACGCGATCCTAGTCAAGGTGAACCAAATCGGAACCCTGACGGAAACCCTTGATGCCATCGAGATGGCCAAGGAAGCCAATTACGAAGCCGTAATCAGCCACCGTTCAGGTGAGACTGAAGACACTACCATCGCCGACATAGCCGTCGCGACAAATGCCGGGCAAATCAAGACCGGTTCCCTCTGTCGTACGGATCGTGTGGCTAAATATAACCAACTCCTCAGGATCGAGGAAATGTTAGGTGATTCAGCCATTTATGGCGGGAAATTCTAGAAATAGGACTCAATCCAAACTGCACCTCATCCGTCCGGGTGAGGGTGTGGTTAATTTTATGGAACTGCTGACAAAAGCAGTGGTTCTATCCATTGCTGCTGCCGTGATTGTTTTAACGTTTGTGATCTTTGCACCAATCATCAAAAATGTGCATACCTACCAACAAACTGTGGATAATAAGAAACTCATTCTTTCGTCGGAAATAGAGAAAATGAAGCTTCTAACCCGTGAAGTAGAGCTTTTGCGCACGGACCGGGATTATAATGAGCGAGTGGCCCGGGAAAAATTAGGTTTGGCCAAGCCAAATGAAACCATCTTTCGTTTCCCCCCTTTAGGGCAAAAACAGACAGCCCGTGTGATTGAAGGTCCTACCGCCAGTGCCGCCCGCTAGTTCTTCTTTTTAGCTGGTTTTGATTTTGTTTGTTCGAGGCGGTTCTCGAGGTTTTCGATGGCTTTTTTGTATTCCTCTTTTTCAGGATTAATCTCTAAGGATTTTTTCCACCACTTGATAGCCCCCTCATAATCTCCGAGTTTTTCCATGGTTTGGGCTAGATGATCCAAGACTATATCATCATCGTATTTTATGAGCTCGGCTGACTTAGTTATATATTTTAGAGCTTCTTTATAATTGCCCCTGCGGAAGTGAATCCAGCCGAGGCTATCCAGATATGCACTGTTATCTGGTGAGAGTTCGAGGGCTTTTTGGATTAATTTATAAGCTTCATCCATATTGGTATTCTGGTCGGCCCACATGTAGCCGAGGTAATTGATAGCCGCATGGTTGGTGGGATCTAGTTCGATCGATTTTTTGAGAAATTCAGCGGCCTTACCGAAATTTTTGCTTTGTTCGTAAGTCGATGCGTAGTCCAAGTAGAAATTAGAATTCAAGATGACACGATCACCTTTAGCGCGGTTAAGCGTTTGCTCGAATTTCTCAATAGACTTTGAATAGTTCTTTTGCTCCCGGTAGATCAGGCCCCGGATATACGAAATGCGCGGGTTCTCAGGGAATTTTATTTCTGCTTTATCGAGGATGATTTCGGCATTTTCGGGTGTTTTCTTTTGGAGGTTGATCAAAGCGATTTGCAGATAGGAGGTCAGGATGGGCGTGAGGAAAGGGGATTCAGGTACCGGGTTGAGTTCGTAATTTGATTGGTTGAGCTCGATACTCTTCTCAAAATGGTTGATCGCTGAGTCATAATCATGATTTTCCATTTTTAATTCACCGATGAATTGCTGGATTTCGGGGCGTGAAGGGGTCCGCTGAATGATTGATTCTAGGATACTGATAGCCATCTTTGAGTCCCCGTCCATGGCATAACAGTAGGCGAGTTTTTCGCGGACCCGTGCGGCTTCGGGGTAAATAACCAGAAGGCGGTTAAAAATATCACGGGCCTTAGGGAGATCCTTAGTATTAATATAAAGATCGCCGATTCGCCGCAGTATTTCGGGGTTTTCAGGGTCGAGCTGGGCGGCCTTATTATAGATTTCTTCGAGCTTTTTATAATGTTCAGGGGTTTGTATTGTTGGTTCCCGGCTCATGGTTTGTGCGTACATGTCACCGAGGCGTAACCAGAAAAAGGAACTATCCGGGAGTTGCACCGATGCTTTTTCTAGAATGGCAAGGGTTTCGACGTATTTTTTCTTATCCAAGTAAATTTCATACAAATACTGGTAAGGAGCGACGTTTTGGGGACTTAACTCAATGGCTTTCAGGGAAAGTTTGACTGCCTCATCAGGTTTATTTCCTATTTTTTTAATGAGGGCTA
Coding sequences:
- a CDS encoding tetratricopeptide repeat protein translates to MTELIIHTPPFKKWWFFLFTVILWNFSTFSIYAVNPTSIPTASTNKQTDLIFPSNVLSEDGQIITPTALSTNSMNLAPGEPKPSDISPSQMTKKKAEALALYAEGFTFENNNEPEKALAIYEKVVALDPDFIDLRIKIGFEYLRKEQIEKATDIFNQIIKEKPDNASGYTALALIKKIGNKPDEAVKLSLKAIELSPQNVAPYQYLYEIYLDKKKYVETLAILEKASVQLPDSSFFWLRLGDMYAQTMSREPTIQTPEHYKKLEEIYNKAAQLDPENPEILRRIGDLYINTKDLPKARDIFNRLLVIYPEAARVREKLAYCYAMDGDSKMAISILESIIQRTPSRPEIQQFIGELKMENHDYDSAINHFEKSIELNQSNYELNPVPESPFLTPILTSYLQIALINLQKKTPENAEIILDKAEIKFPENPRISYIRGLIYREQKNYSKSIEKFEQTLNRAKGDRVILNSNFYLDYASTYEQSKNFGKAAEFLKKSIELDPTNHAAINYLGYMWADQNTNMDEAYKLIQKALELSPDNSAYLDSLGWIHFRRGNYKEALKYITKSAELIKYDDDIVLDHLAQTMEKLGDYEGAIKWWKKSLEINPEKEEYKKAIENLENRLEQTKSKPAKKKN
- a CDS encoding septum formation initiator family protein translates to MAGNSRNRTQSKLHLIRPGEGVVNFMELLTKAVVLSIAAAVIVLTFVIFAPIIKNVHTYQQTVDNKKLILSSEIEKMKLLTREVELLRTDRDYNERVAREKLGLAKPNETIFRFPPLGQKQTARVIEGPTASAAR